Proteins from one Ranitomeya variabilis isolate aRanVar5 chromosome 1, aRanVar5.hap1, whole genome shotgun sequence genomic window:
- the VPS72 gene encoding vacuolar protein sorting-associated protein 72 homolog, which translates to MSLAESRAPRKTAGNRMSGLLTREEEDEFYKTTYGGFNEESGDEEYNQVRSESEDEVDSDFDIDEGDEPTSDHEEDEPKRKRRVVTKAYKEPIQLLKPKPKPKPDAAPKSRAERPPPQEVTEDSVDSRKQMRQSTTEHTRQTFLRVQERQVQSRKKKGPHPDRPLTQEELLEEAKITEEINIRSLENYERLEADKKKQVQKKQRYVGPTIRYHSVVMPLIADAGVKEENVDVEGLEQELSGDSVVPPVSKCSRTFITFSEDETFEHIFPRNKTRLPIRELCPVTHKPAQYRDPITDIPYYNARAFKIIREAYKKYITAHGLPNAAMAAASMAPATTTQDTSQRNTRQKIVIKQSVPTS; encoded by the exons CGCATGTCCGGTCTGCTGAcccgggaggaggaggatgagtttTACAAGACGACATATGGAGGCTTCAACGAG GAATCTGGCGATGAGGAATACAACCAGGTCCGATCGGAGAGCGAGGATGAGGTGGACTCTGACTTCGACATTGATGAGGGCGATGAGCCCACCAGTGACCACGAGGAGGATGAACCCAAGCGGAAGCGCAGGGTGGTGACCAAGGCTTACAAG GAGCCGATTCAGCTCCTGAAGCCCAAGCCGAAGCCAAAACCTGATGCTGCGCCCAAAAGCCGTGCAGAGAGACCACCCCCGCAGGAGGTCACAGAAGACAGCGTGGACA GTCGTAAGCAGATGCGCCAGTCTACCACTGAGCACACGCGCCAGACCTTCCTGCGCGTGCAAGAGAGGCAGGTGCAGTCCCGCAAGAAAAAAGGGCCTCACCCTGACAGACCCCTGACCCAGGAGGAGCTTCTGGAGGAGGCCAAGATTACTGAGGAGATCAACATCCGCTCGCTGG AAAATTACGAACGCCTGGAGGCAGACAAGAAGAAGCAGGTGCAGAAGAAGCAGAGATACGTGGGGCCGACCATTCGCTACCACTCCGTGGTCATGCCTCTTATCGCGGATGCCGGCGTGAAGGAGGAAAACGTAGACGTGGAAGG GTTGGAGCAGGAGCTGTCCGGTGACTCAGTTGTACCTCCTGTCAGCAAATGTTCCCGAACCTTCATCACCTTCTCCGAAGACGAGACTTTCGAACATATTTTTCCGAGGAACAAAACCCGCCTCCCCATCCGCGAGCTGTGCCCCGTCACCCACAAACCCGCACAGTACCGAGACCCCATCACTGACATCCCCTATTACAACGCCCGCGCCTTTAAGATCATCCGAGAGGCTTACAAGAAATACATCACTGCTCACGGCCTGCCCAACGCCGCCATGGCTGCCGCTTCCATGGCTCCTGCCACCACCACACAGGACACCAGCCAGCGCAACACGCGGCAGAAGATAGTCATCAAGCAGAGCGTGCCGACATCCTGA